In Pseudomonas oryzihabitans, the DNA window CGAACTGGCGACCGGTATCAATCGCATGGCCGAAGCCATGGAAAACGCCCAGTTCGAGATGCAGAACAACATCGATCAGGCCACCGAAGACGTACGCCAGAATCTGGAAACCATCGAAATCCAGAACATCGAACTGGACCTGGCACGCAAGGCCGCCCTGGAGGCCAGTCGCATCAAGTCGGAATTCCTGGCCAACATGAGCCATGAGATCCGCACCCCGCTCAACGGCATCATCGGCTTCACCAACCTGATGCAGAAAAGCGAGCTGACTCCCCGCCAGCAGGACTACCTGAGCACCATCCAGAACTCCGCGGAAAGCCTGCTGGGCATCATCAACGAGATCCTGGACTTCTCGAAGATCGAGGCCGGCAAGCTCGTGCTGGAAAACCTGCCGTTCAATCTGCGCGACATGATCCAGGACACCCTGACCATCCTCGCGCCCTCGGCCCACGAAAAGCACCTCGAACTGGTCTGCCTGGTGTATCGCGACACCCCGACCCATCTGGTCGGCGATCCGCAGCGCCTGCGCCAGGTGCTCACCAACCTGGTGAGCAACGCCATCAAGTTCACCCACTCCGGCACCATCGCCGTACGGGCCATGGTCGAGGAAGAAACCGACGACCATGCCCAGCTGCGCATCAGCGTGCAGGACACCGGGGTCGGGCTGACCGACGAAGACCGGCAGATGCTGTTCCAGGCCTTTTCCCAGGCCGACAACTCCCTGACCCGCCAGGCGGGCGGCACCGGGCTGGGCCTGGTCATCTCCAAGCGCCTGATCGAGCAGATGGGCGGCGAGATCGGCCTGGAAAGCATTCCCGGCGAAGGCTCGGAATTCTGGATCACCCTTACCCTGCCCAAGGCCCATGGCAGCGTCGAAAACCACAAGCGCATCGCCCTGGCCGGCCGTCGCGTTGGCCTGGTGGAACCGCACCCCCTCACCCGCCAGGCGCTGCAGCACCAGCTCGAGGAGTGCGGCCTGAGCGTCGAAGTCTTCGAGACCCTTGAACAGCTGAGTGACGCCGTCGCCCATCCGGCGTCCGGCAAGCTGCCGGTCAGCCTGGCGGTGCTTGGCGTCAGCGCGCGTACCATTCCCCCGGATCTGCTCACCGAGCGCATCTGGGAGCTGGGTCGCCAGGACTGCAACACCCTGGTCTATTGCCCGACCACCGACCAGGCGGTGTTCCACGCCTCCCTGCCGGACGTCCACTGCCAGCTGCACGCCAAACCGGCCTGCAGCCGCAAGCTCGAACAGGCCGTGGCCGAACTGCTCAACCAGCGCCCGCAGCGCAACGAAAGCGGCGGGATGGGCATCACCGACCGTCCGCCCCGCCTGCTCTGCGTGGATGACAATCCAGCCAACCTGCTGCTGGTAGAAACCCTGCTGACCGATCTCGGTGCCCAGGTCACCGCGGTGGACAGCGGCTATGCCGCGGTGGAGGCGGTTCAGCAGGAGCGCTTCGACCTGGTATTCATGGATGTGCAGATGCCCGGCATGGACGGTCGCCAGGCCACCGAGGCCATTCGCGACTGGGAAGCCAGCGAGGGCGGCACCCCGGTGCCTATCGTTGCGCTCACCGCCCATGCCATGGCCAACGAGAAGCGCGCCCTGTTGCAGAGCGGCATGGACGACTACCTGACCAAGCCCATCAGCGATCGGCAACTGGCCCAGGTCATTCTCAAGTGGACGGGCTTGCGCCTGCTGCACAGCTCGGCACCCGAGGTCACCAGCCTCAACAGCGGCGGTCAGGACATTTCCACCCTACCGGTGATGGACGCGGACGAAGGCCTGCGCCTCGCCGCCAACAAGCCCGACCTGGCCAAGGACCTGCTGAGCATGCTGCTCGCCTCCCTGGCGGCGGATCGCCAGGCCATCCGCCAGGCCCGCGAGGACGGTGATCGCATTGCGCTCATCGAGCGCGTCCACCGTCTGCATGGCGCTACTCGCTATTGCGGCGTGCCCCAGTTGCGCGCCGCCTGCCAGCACAGCGAAACCTTGCTCAAGCAGGGCGCTCCGACCTCCAGTCCAGCGCTGGAAGAACTGGACGCCGCCATCGTCAACCTCTCCGCCCAGGCCAAGAGCCCG includes these proteins:
- a CDS encoding response regulator, encoding MLDELGLKGRILLLSVLPTCCMAALLGVYFSWVQLSDMRSQLIEHGQLVAQQMAPLIAPAMRTGDNDQLNRIAQRALDQADVRAISFLDADGNVLAHAGPSMTVELTGRDFQTISMRSGLDITHFNLPVQTHDLRLTRSDGSPASPQTLGWIQLELSHHATLLRGYRNLVAGLLLILLGLAFTAFIAVRMGRRINRPLQVIAQGVSQLQEGRLETRLPTQLGSPEFDELATGINRMAEAMENAQFEMQNNIDQATEDVRQNLETIEIQNIELDLARKAALEASRIKSEFLANMSHEIRTPLNGIIGFTNLMQKSELTPRQQDYLSTIQNSAESLLGIINEILDFSKIEAGKLVLENLPFNLRDMIQDTLTILAPSAHEKHLELVCLVYRDTPTHLVGDPQRLRQVLTNLVSNAIKFTHSGTIAVRAMVEEETDDHAQLRISVQDTGVGLTDEDRQMLFQAFSQADNSLTRQAGGTGLGLVISKRLIEQMGGEIGLESIPGEGSEFWITLTLPKAHGSVENHKRIALAGRRVGLVEPHPLTRQALQHQLEECGLSVEVFETLEQLSDAVAHPASGKLPVSLAVLGVSARTIPPDLLTERIWELGRQDCNTLVYCPTTDQAVFHASLPDVHCQLHAKPACSRKLEQAVAELLNQRPQRNESGGMGITDRPPRLLCVDDNPANLLLVETLLTDLGAQVTAVDSGYAAVEAVQQERFDLVFMDVQMPGMDGRQATEAIRDWEASEGGTPVPIVALTAHAMANEKRALLQSGMDDYLTKPISDRQLAQVILKWTGLRLLHSSAPEVTSLNSGGQDISTLPVMDADEGLRLAANKPDLAKDLLSMLLASLAADRQAIRQAREDGDRIALIERVHRLHGATRYCGVPQLRAACQHSETLLKQGAPTSSPALEELDAAIVNLSAQAKSPL